The following are encoded together in the Drosophila sechellia strain sech25 chromosome 3R, ASM438219v1, whole genome shotgun sequence genome:
- the LOC6614013 gene encoding TBC1 domain family member 4 isoform X5, whose protein sequence is MFTVPFHRDTILTTSVSDASVLNKSRAMAELMHQMRDPAHTLGGSVGSIPQTLIGGGGGSHGNSNGALNGIHATPATNLKMSEAMRNAQHDTSPNPVSSKMKASKSYTHGLSSSSGTVNIPTSTSAQSNLSLLADISPNHTHFFEVMYVGKIRVSQKRVPNTFIDDALPKFKAYDAQRLRLLQNRKMSLSSEGGVGIEAKPSSSLKSHDLKEEDEEEQEQHKGQDDSQHSQAKPLVQLQLTGAEEGAAPRPLEDNKEKKSPEKRPLLRGQSQIELGHKEHIPKQRDRSASQGCIPPYVEQNRTMVFLVGRCDLRLISPDRKQVLLYKDFKDVASCVHGQKSLDHFGIICRELNNDGYIGYVFKCQSEHVCDDIVAAIAQAFDTCAEQKKKQDTQIFSCEHCPMLWYHKLCTDVEGLSEKKTQALILRRIETLSDDEQEIVWAKFCGSEKTNSPVAEQNQFLMMLLRAHCESRQQRHVHDTAENRSEFLNQYLGGSTIFMKAKRSLTNSFDNLLKRKPSKDDIAVPSHNLRDIREGSAEPLGTQSPPEGFRSRSNTVGASPSSKPTAEQLKSPMMDIFIKVGNSPKESETHQGSWRQAILNSVVTPSKGLDSEVPTEFLSPMRKPVKRGKRNADELRELWRTAIRQTIMLNRMETENAMLQARQNENELKRIKLDYEEIVPCDKQLIERWEQIIERNSTQIGNKKDPKVLGHAIRTGVPRSKRGDVWTFLAEQHSMNTAPVDTKRFPNFNTPYHTLLKHLTEHQHAIFIDLGRTFPNHQFYKDPLGLGQLSLFNLLKAYSILDPELGYCQGLGFICGVLLLHCDEANAFQLLKHLMFRRNMRTKYLPDMKKFQLQLYQLSRLVKDHLPDLYVWLDQNDVSPTLYAAPWILTVFSSQFPLGFVARVFDLLFLESSDVIFKFAIALLSVHKQQLLAKDNFEEIMDYLKTVVPKMEHTCMEQIMKLVFSMDIGKQLAEYNVEYNVLQEEITTTNHHLEMLNREKTQNQHLEQQLQFAQSSIAQLETTRSSQQAQITTLQSQVQSLELTIQTLGRYVGQLVEHNPDLELPNEVRRMLQQLDDLDRQRRKPIFTERKIGKSVSVNSHLGFPLKVLEELTERDELGSPQKQKKEKTPFFEQLRQQQQQHRLNGGGQSSNVGESVSPTPPSRPNRLLDNASARTVMQVKLDELKLPEHVDKFVANIKSPLEVDSGVGTPLSPPSTASNSSGGSIFSRMGYRTTPPALSPLAQRQSYGVANTTAPSPQHMDEVAPATTLAVLPRDDVEEPQPMHPLSMVGGDVNVRFKGTTQLKSIRPVHHMRAIPLGGVQHPSSTEPAVRVAPVPVELAPPAATATTGRS, encoded by the exons ATGTTCACTGTGCCGTTCCACCGGGACACCATCCTGACCACCTCCGTCAGCGATGCATCGGTGCTCAACAAGAGTCGGGCC ATGGCCGAGCTGATGCACCAGATGCGTGACCCCGCCCACACGCTGGGAGGTTCCGTGGGCAGCATTCCGCAGACGCTGATCGGCGGCGGTGGAGGCAGCCACGGAAACTCCAATGGAGCGCTGAACGGAATCCACGCCACGCCCGCCACGAATCTGAAGATGAGCGAGGCAATGCGCAATGCTCAGCACGACACCAGCCCCAATCCAGTCAGCTCTAAGATGAAGGCCTCCAAGTCGTACACCCATGGCCTGAGTAGCTCCTCGGGCACGGTGAACATTCCCACGTCCACGTCGGCCCAGAGCAATCTCTCCCTGCTAGCGGACATCTCGCCGAACCACACGCACTTCTTCGAGGTGATGTACGTGGGCAAGATCCGGGTGTCCCAGAAGCGGGTGCCCAACACCTTCATTGACGACGCCCTGCCCAAGTTCAAGGCGTACGATGCCCAGCGCCTGAGACTTCTCCAGAACCGCAAGATGTCTCTCAGCAGTGAGGGTGGTGTGGGCATCGAAGCGAAGCCCAGCAGCTCCCTTAAGAGTCACGATTTgaaggaggaggacgaggaggagcaggagcagcacaaGGGGCAGGACGATTCACAGCATTCACAGGCCAAGCCCTTGGTGCAACTACAGCTGACGGGCGCCGAGGAAGGAGCTGCCCCGCGACCCCTGGAGGACAACAAGGAGAAGAAGTCCCCGGAGAAACGGCCGCTGCTGCGAGGTCAGAGTCAAATCGAACTGGGCCACAAGGAGCA CATACCCAAGCAGAGGGATCGCTCCGCCTCGCAGGGCTGCATTCCGCCGTATGTGGAGCAGAACCGGACGATGGTGTTCCTGGTGGGCCGGTGCGATCTCCGACTCATCTCGCCCGATCGCAAGCAGGTTCTGCTCTACAAGGACTTCAAGGACGTGGCCAGCTGCGTGCACGGCCAGAAGTCGCTGGATCACTTCGGCATCATCTGCCGGGAGCTGAACAACGATGGCTACATTGGCTACGTGTTCAAGTGCCAGTCGGAGCATGTGTGCGATGACATAGTGGCGGCCATTGCCCAGGCCTTTGACACCTGCGCCgagcagaagaagaagcaggaTACCCAAATCTTCAGCTGCGAGCACTGTCCGATGCTCTGGTACCACAAACTATGCACTGACGTCGAAGGCCTTTCCGAGAAGAAGACCCAGGCCCTGATCCTGCGCCGAATCGAGACTTTGAGCGACGACGAGCAGGAGATTGTGTGGGCCAAGTTCTGCGGCTCTGAGAAGACCAACTCTCCGGTGGCCGAGCAAAATCAGTTTCTCATGATGCTGCTCAGGGCGCACTGCGAGTCCAGACAGCAGAGACATGTCCACGACACCGCCGAGAACCGGTCGGAGTTCCTTAACCAATATCTCGGTGGCAGCACCATATTCATGAAGGCCAAGCGCTCGCTTACCAACTCGTTTGATAATCTCCTCAAGCGGAAGCCCTCCAAGGATGACATTGCTGTGCCGTCGCACAACTTGAGGGACATCAGGGAGGGATCCGCCGAGCCGCTGGGCACCCAGTCACCTCCCGAGGGCTTCCGATCGCGATCGAACACGGTGGGAGCTAGTCCCAGCAGCAAGCCCACAGCTGAGCAACTAAAGAGTCCCATGATGGATAT ATTCATCAAGGTGGGCAACAGTCCCAAAGAGTCGGAAACCCATCAGGGCTCCTGGCGTCAGGCCATACTTAATAGTGTAGTGACACCATCCAAGGGTCTGGATAGTGAGGTGCCCACCGAGTTTCTGTCGCCAATGCGAAAGC CGGTCAAGCGTGGAAAGCGGAATGCGGATGAGCTGAGGGAACTGTGGCGCACTGCCATTCGGCAGACTATAATGCTGAACCGCATGGAGACGGAGAACGCCATGTTGCAGGCGCGGCAGAATGAGAACGAGCTAAAGCGCATTAAACTGGACTACGAGGAGATTGTGCCCTGCGACAAGCAGCTAATCGAGCGATGGGAGCAGATCATCGAGCGCAACTCCACACAGATAGGCAACAAGAAGGATCCCAAGGTCCTGGGCCACGCCATTCGCACCGGAGTACCGCGATCGAAGCGCGGCGATGTCTGGACCTTCCTGGCCGAGCAGCATTCCATGAACACGGCACCGGTGGACACAAAGCGATTCCCCAACTTCAATACACCGTATCACACGCTGCTGAAACACCTCACTGAGCATCAGCATGCTATTTTCATCGATCTGGGCAGGACGTTTCCCAATCACCAGTTCTACAAAGATCCGCTTGGTCTCGGCCAGTTGTCGCTGTTTAACCTGCTGAAGGCGTATTCCATTCTAGATCCGGAATTAGGGTACTGCCAGGGTCTGGGCTTCATCTGCGGCGTCTTACTCCTACAT TGTGATGAAGCCAATGCATTTCAACTGCTGAAGCACTTGATGTTCCGCCGTAATATGCGCACAAAATACCTGCCTGACATGAAAAAGTTTCAACTGCAGCTGTATCAGCTCTCCCGATTGGTCAAGGATCATCTGCCAGATCTGTACGTGTGGCTCGATCAGAACGATGTCTCGCCCACTTTGTATGCGGCTCCATGGATCCTCACCGTCTTTAGCTCACAGTTTCCGCTGGGTTTCGTGGCCCGCGTCTTTGATCTGCTCTTCCTGGAATCCTCCGATGTAATCTTTAAGTTTGCCATTGCCCTGCTCTCCGTGCACAAGCAGCAACTACTGGCCAAGGATAACTTCGAAGAGATTATGGACTATCTGAAGACCGTCGTCCCGAAGATGGAGCACACCTGCATGGAGCAGATTATGAAGCTGGTCTTTAGCATGGACATAGGAAAGCAGCTTGCCGAATACAATGTGGAGTACAATGTGCTGCAGGAGGAGATTACCACCACCAACCATCACCTAGAAATGCTGAACAGGGAGAAGACGCAGAATCAGCATCTGGAGCAGCAGTTGCAG TTTGCTCAATCTTCGATTGCTCAGCTGGAGACGACTCGTTCCTCACAGCAAGCTCAGATAACCACGCTGCAATCGCAAGTTCAGTCTCTGGAGCTAACCATCCAAACGCTCGGTCGCTACGTTGGCCAACTGGTGGAACACAATCCCGACCTGGAGCTGCCAAACGAGGTGCGACGCATGCTCCAGCAGCTGGACGACTTGGACCGCCAGCGTCGCAAGCCCATATTCACCGAACGCAAGATCGGCAAATCCGTTTCCGTCAACAGTCACTTGGGGTTTCCACTCAAGGTGCTCGAAGAGCTGACCGAAAGAGACGAACTTGGTTCGCCACAAAAGCAGAAGAAGGAGAAGACACctttttttgaacagttgcgtcagcagcagcaacagcatcgcCTCAACGGCGGCGGCCAGTCATCTAATGTCGGTGAGTCGGTGTCCCCGACTCCACCTTCGCGACCCAATCGCCTCCTGGACAATGCCAGCGCTCGGACCGTAATGCAAGTGAAACTGGATGAGCTGAAGCTGCCGGAGCACGTGGATAAGTTCGTAGCAAATATCAAAAGTCCCTTGGAGGTGGATTCCGGCGTAGGCACGCCTCTCAGCCCACCCAGCACGGCGAGTAACAGCAGCGGAGGAAGCATATTCAGCCGCATGGGCTATCGAACAACTCCCCCAGCCCTTTCCCCGCTCGCCCAGCGGCAAAGTTACGGCGTGGCAAATACCACAGCACCATCTCCGCAGCACATGGATGAGGTGGCGCCCGCAACGACATTGGCTGTATTGCCGCGGGATGATGTCGAGGAGCCACAGCCCATGCATCCGCTCAGCATGGTCGGGGGCGATGTGAACGTGCGCTTTAAGGGCACCACGCAGCTCAAATCCATACGTCCGGTGCACCACATGCGTGCGATTCCGCTGGGTGGAGTACAGCATCCTTCCAGCACGGAGCCCGCGGTGCGAGTGGCTCCCGTGCCCGTGGAGCTGGCCCCGCCAGCGGCCACTGCGACCACCGGCCGCAGCTAA
- the LOC6614013 gene encoding TBC1 domain family member 4 isoform X3, which produces MFTVPFHRDTILTTSVSDASVLNKSRAMAELMHQMRDPAHTLGGSVGSIPQTLIGGGGGSHGNSNGALNGIHATPATNLKMSEAMRNAQHDTSPNPVSSKMKASKSYTHGLSSSSGTVNIPTSTSAQSNLSLLADISPNHTHFFEVMYVGKIRVSQKRVPNTFIDDALPKFKAYDAQRLRLLQNRKMSLSSEGGVGIEAKPSSSLKSHDLKEEDEEEQEQHKGQDDSQHSQAKPLVQLQLTGAEEGAAPRPLEDNKEKKSPEKRPLLRGQSQIELGHKEHSDGFQPSAANSQLEAPNVIVNKQPTPPRDQGVGTGTASASAGPSQLHPNYAMDNIPKQRDRSASQGCIPPYVEQNRTMVFLVGRCDLRLISPDRKQVLLYKDFKDVASCVHGQKSLDHFGIICRELNNDGYIGYVFKCQSEHVCDDIVAAIAQAFDTCAEQKKKQDTQIFSCEHCPMLWYHKLCTDVEGLSEKKTQALILRRIETLSDDEQEIVWAKFCGSEKTNSPVAEQNQFLMMLLRAHCESRQQRHVHDTAENRSEFLNQYLGGSTIFMKAKRSLTNSFDNLLKRKPSKDDIAVPSHNLRDIREGSAEPLGTQSPPEGFRSRSNTVGASPSSKPTAEQLKSPMMDIFIKVGNSPKESETHQGSWRQAILNSVVTPSKGLDSEVPTEFLSPMRKPVKRGKRNADELRELWRTAIRQTIMLNRMETENAMLQARQNENELKRIKLDYEEIVPCDKQLIERWEQIIERNSTQIGNKKDPKVLGHAIRTGVPRSKRGDVWTFLAEQHSMNTAPVDTKRFPNFNTPYHTLLKHLTEHQHAIFIDLGRTFPNHQFYKDPLGLGQLSLFNLLKAYSILDPELGYCQGLGFICGVLLLHCDEANAFQLLKHLMFRRNMRTKYLPDMKKFQLQLYQLSRLVKDHLPDLYVWLDQNDVSPTLYAAPWILTVFSSQFPLGFVARVFDLLFLESSDVIFKFAIALLSVHKQQLLAKDNFEEIMDYLKTVVPKMEHTCMEQIMKLVFSMDIGKQLAEYNVEYNVLQEEITTTNHHLEMLNREKTQNQHLEQQLQFAQSSIAQLETTRSSQQAQITTLQSQVQSLELTIQTLGRYVGQLVEHNPDLELPNEVRRMLQQLDDLDRQRRKPIFTERKIGKSVSVNSHLGFPLKVLEELTERDELGSPQKQKKEKTPFFEQLRQQQQQHRLNGGGQSSNVGESVSPTPPSRPNRLLDNASARTVMQVKLDELKLPEHVDKFVANIKSPLEVDSGVGTPLSPPSTASNSSGGSIFSRMGYRTTPPALSPLAQRQSYGVANTTAPSPQHMDEVAPATTLAVLPRDDVEEPQPMHPLSMVGGDVNVRFKGTTQLKSIRPVHHMRAIPLGGVQHPSSTEPAVRVAPVPVELAPPAATATTGRS; this is translated from the exons ATGTTCACTGTGCCGTTCCACCGGGACACCATCCTGACCACCTCCGTCAGCGATGCATCGGTGCTCAACAAGAGTCGGGCC ATGGCCGAGCTGATGCACCAGATGCGTGACCCCGCCCACACGCTGGGAGGTTCCGTGGGCAGCATTCCGCAGACGCTGATCGGCGGCGGTGGAGGCAGCCACGGAAACTCCAATGGAGCGCTGAACGGAATCCACGCCACGCCCGCCACGAATCTGAAGATGAGCGAGGCAATGCGCAATGCTCAGCACGACACCAGCCCCAATCCAGTCAGCTCTAAGATGAAGGCCTCCAAGTCGTACACCCATGGCCTGAGTAGCTCCTCGGGCACGGTGAACATTCCCACGTCCACGTCGGCCCAGAGCAATCTCTCCCTGCTAGCGGACATCTCGCCGAACCACACGCACTTCTTCGAGGTGATGTACGTGGGCAAGATCCGGGTGTCCCAGAAGCGGGTGCCCAACACCTTCATTGACGACGCCCTGCCCAAGTTCAAGGCGTACGATGCCCAGCGCCTGAGACTTCTCCAGAACCGCAAGATGTCTCTCAGCAGTGAGGGTGGTGTGGGCATCGAAGCGAAGCCCAGCAGCTCCCTTAAGAGTCACGATTTgaaggaggaggacgaggaggagcaggagcagcacaaGGGGCAGGACGATTCACAGCATTCACAGGCCAAGCCCTTGGTGCAACTACAGCTGACGGGCGCCGAGGAAGGAGCTGCCCCGCGACCCCTGGAGGACAACAAGGAGAAGAAGTCCCCGGAGAAACGGCCGCTGCTGCGAGGTCAGAGTCAAATCGAACTGGGCCACAAGGAGCA CTCCGACGGTTTCCAGCCATCAGCAGCCAATAGCCAACTGGAGGCGCCCAATGTCATTGTAAACAAGCAGCCCACGCCGCCCAGGGATCAGGGTGTGGGCACTGGGACCGCTTCCGCTTCTGCGGGTCCCAGTCAACTGCATCCCAATTATGCGATGGATAA CATACCCAAGCAGAGGGATCGCTCCGCCTCGCAGGGCTGCATTCCGCCGTATGTGGAGCAGAACCGGACGATGGTGTTCCTGGTGGGCCGGTGCGATCTCCGACTCATCTCGCCCGATCGCAAGCAGGTTCTGCTCTACAAGGACTTCAAGGACGTGGCCAGCTGCGTGCACGGCCAGAAGTCGCTGGATCACTTCGGCATCATCTGCCGGGAGCTGAACAACGATGGCTACATTGGCTACGTGTTCAAGTGCCAGTCGGAGCATGTGTGCGATGACATAGTGGCGGCCATTGCCCAGGCCTTTGACACCTGCGCCgagcagaagaagaagcaggaTACCCAAATCTTCAGCTGCGAGCACTGTCCGATGCTCTGGTACCACAAACTATGCACTGACGTCGAAGGCCTTTCCGAGAAGAAGACCCAGGCCCTGATCCTGCGCCGAATCGAGACTTTGAGCGACGACGAGCAGGAGATTGTGTGGGCCAAGTTCTGCGGCTCTGAGAAGACCAACTCTCCGGTGGCCGAGCAAAATCAGTTTCTCATGATGCTGCTCAGGGCGCACTGCGAGTCCAGACAGCAGAGACATGTCCACGACACCGCCGAGAACCGGTCGGAGTTCCTTAACCAATATCTCGGTGGCAGCACCATATTCATGAAGGCCAAGCGCTCGCTTACCAACTCGTTTGATAATCTCCTCAAGCGGAAGCCCTCCAAGGATGACATTGCTGTGCCGTCGCACAACTTGAGGGACATCAGGGAGGGATCCGCCGAGCCGCTGGGCACCCAGTCACCTCCCGAGGGCTTCCGATCGCGATCGAACACGGTGGGAGCTAGTCCCAGCAGCAAGCCCACAGCTGAGCAACTAAAGAGTCCCATGATGGATAT ATTCATCAAGGTGGGCAACAGTCCCAAAGAGTCGGAAACCCATCAGGGCTCCTGGCGTCAGGCCATACTTAATAGTGTAGTGACACCATCCAAGGGTCTGGATAGTGAGGTGCCCACCGAGTTTCTGTCGCCAATGCGAAAGC CGGTCAAGCGTGGAAAGCGGAATGCGGATGAGCTGAGGGAACTGTGGCGCACTGCCATTCGGCAGACTATAATGCTGAACCGCATGGAGACGGAGAACGCCATGTTGCAGGCGCGGCAGAATGAGAACGAGCTAAAGCGCATTAAACTGGACTACGAGGAGATTGTGCCCTGCGACAAGCAGCTAATCGAGCGATGGGAGCAGATCATCGAGCGCAACTCCACACAGATAGGCAACAAGAAGGATCCCAAGGTCCTGGGCCACGCCATTCGCACCGGAGTACCGCGATCGAAGCGCGGCGATGTCTGGACCTTCCTGGCCGAGCAGCATTCCATGAACACGGCACCGGTGGACACAAAGCGATTCCCCAACTTCAATACACCGTATCACACGCTGCTGAAACACCTCACTGAGCATCAGCATGCTATTTTCATCGATCTGGGCAGGACGTTTCCCAATCACCAGTTCTACAAAGATCCGCTTGGTCTCGGCCAGTTGTCGCTGTTTAACCTGCTGAAGGCGTATTCCATTCTAGATCCGGAATTAGGGTACTGCCAGGGTCTGGGCTTCATCTGCGGCGTCTTACTCCTACAT TGTGATGAAGCCAATGCATTTCAACTGCTGAAGCACTTGATGTTCCGCCGTAATATGCGCACAAAATACCTGCCTGACATGAAAAAGTTTCAACTGCAGCTGTATCAGCTCTCCCGATTGGTCAAGGATCATCTGCCAGATCTGTACGTGTGGCTCGATCAGAACGATGTCTCGCCCACTTTGTATGCGGCTCCATGGATCCTCACCGTCTTTAGCTCACAGTTTCCGCTGGGTTTCGTGGCCCGCGTCTTTGATCTGCTCTTCCTGGAATCCTCCGATGTAATCTTTAAGTTTGCCATTGCCCTGCTCTCCGTGCACAAGCAGCAACTACTGGCCAAGGATAACTTCGAAGAGATTATGGACTATCTGAAGACCGTCGTCCCGAAGATGGAGCACACCTGCATGGAGCAGATTATGAAGCTGGTCTTTAGCATGGACATAGGAAAGCAGCTTGCCGAATACAATGTGGAGTACAATGTGCTGCAGGAGGAGATTACCACCACCAACCATCACCTAGAAATGCTGAACAGGGAGAAGACGCAGAATCAGCATCTGGAGCAGCAGTTGCAG TTTGCTCAATCTTCGATTGCTCAGCTGGAGACGACTCGTTCCTCACAGCAAGCTCAGATAACCACGCTGCAATCGCAAGTTCAGTCTCTGGAGCTAACCATCCAAACGCTCGGTCGCTACGTTGGCCAACTGGTGGAACACAATCCCGACCTGGAGCTGCCAAACGAGGTGCGACGCATGCTCCAGCAGCTGGACGACTTGGACCGCCAGCGTCGCAAGCCCATATTCACCGAACGCAAGATCGGCAAATCCGTTTCCGTCAACAGTCACTTGGGGTTTCCACTCAAGGTGCTCGAAGAGCTGACCGAAAGAGACGAACTTGGTTCGCCACAAAAGCAGAAGAAGGAGAAGACACctttttttgaacagttgcgtcagcagcagcaacagcatcgcCTCAACGGCGGCGGCCAGTCATCTAATGTCGGTGAGTCGGTGTCCCCGACTCCACCTTCGCGACCCAATCGCCTCCTGGACAATGCCAGCGCTCGGACCGTAATGCAAGTGAAACTGGATGAGCTGAAGCTGCCGGAGCACGTGGATAAGTTCGTAGCAAATATCAAAAGTCCCTTGGAGGTGGATTCCGGCGTAGGCACGCCTCTCAGCCCACCCAGCACGGCGAGTAACAGCAGCGGAGGAAGCATATTCAGCCGCATGGGCTATCGAACAACTCCCCCAGCCCTTTCCCCGCTCGCCCAGCGGCAAAGTTACGGCGTGGCAAATACCACAGCACCATCTCCGCAGCACATGGATGAGGTGGCGCCCGCAACGACATTGGCTGTATTGCCGCGGGATGATGTCGAGGAGCCACAGCCCATGCATCCGCTCAGCATGGTCGGGGGCGATGTGAACGTGCGCTTTAAGGGCACCACGCAGCTCAAATCCATACGTCCGGTGCACCACATGCGTGCGATTCCGCTGGGTGGAGTACAGCATCCTTCCAGCACGGAGCCCGCGGTGCGAGTGGCTCCCGTGCCCGTGGAGCTGGCCCCGCCAGCGGCCACTGCGACCACCGGCCGCAGCTAA